Proteins from a single region of Carassius carassius chromosome 25, fCarCar2.1, whole genome shotgun sequence:
- the LOC132104757 gene encoding tumor necrosis factor-like — MMDLESQLLEEGGLLPSPQVTVSWRKSGVWRVCGVLLAVALCAAAAVCFTLNKSQNNQEGGHALRLTLRDHLSKQKVTSKAAIHLTGAYEPKVSKDTLDWKKDQDQAFTSGGLELVEREIIIPTDGIYFVYSQVSFHINCKTDIPEDHDVVQMSHTVLRYSDSYSSYKPLFSAIRSACVQATDSDDLWYNTIYLGAAFSLRAEDRLRTYTTKALLPRVESGNGKTFFGVFAL, encoded by the exons ATGATGGATCTTGAGAGTCAGCTTCTTGAAGAAGGAGGATTGCTGCCCTCACCCCAGGTGACCGTGTCGTGGAGGAAGTCCGGCGTCTGGCGGGTGTGTGGGGTCCTGCTGGCTGTGGCCCTGTGTGCCGCCGCGGCTGTCTGCTTCACGCTCAACAAG TCTCAGAACAATCAGGAAGGAGGACATG CGCTGAGGCTCACATTAAGAGATCATCTTTCAAAACAAAAAGTCACTTCCAAGGCTGCCATCCATTTAACAG GTGCATATGAACCTAAAGTGTCCAAAGACACCCTGGACTGGAAAAAGGACCAGGACCAGGCTTTCACTTCAGGCGGCTTGGAATTAGTGGAAAGGGAGATCATCATTCCTACTGATGGCATTTACTTCGTCTACAGTCAGGTGTCTTTCCACATCAATTGCAAGACTGACATTCCTGAGGACCATGATGTTGTGCAAATGAGCCACACAGTGTTGCGCTACTCTGATTCCTATAGCAGCTACAAGCCACTTTTCAGCGCAATCCGCTCCGCCTGCGTGCAGGCGACAGACTCTGACGATCTGTGGTACAACACGATTTATCTCGGTGCGGCCTTCAGCCTGCGAGCCGAAGACAGGCTGCGCACCTATACGACGAAAGCACTCCTGCCTCGCGTCGAAAGCGGCAACGGAAAGACCTTCTTTGGGGTGTTTGCTCTATGA